TTGCCAAGATGGCATCCGATTTTCAAAAACCCGACAGAGTGCACACCCTATACAGAAATGAAATCAAAGAAAAACTTTGGCCTCTTCCGGTGAGAGATCTTTTTATGGTAGGTTCCAGAACAGAAAAAAAGCTGATTTCAAGAGGAATTGAAACCATAGGAGATTTAGCAAATCTAAGCAGAGATTATATAGAAGGATGGCTAAAAAAGCCTGGGCTTACCATATGGGAGTTTGCAAACGGCATTGAGTCATCAAATGTCAGAGTCGATTCACTTCCAATAAAAAGCGTCGGCAATTCAACGACTATTTCTTTTGATGTCTGCAGTGGAAAGGAAGCCTTGATGGTCGTATTGGCACTTTGCGAGATGGTCGCATTAAGGCTTAGAGCCATATCCATGAAATCTTCGGTCATCCATGTAGGCTATAAAAACAGTGAATTCCGACATTATGGAATGGAGAGAAAACTGTACTCACCTACAAATGCAACTGAGTCGATTTATAATATGGCCAGAAAAATTTTCAGAAAGATATGGACAGGCGAACCAATCAGACATATATCTGTTAGAGCAGGTAGACTTACAGATGATAAGGCAGTCCAGCTTTCCCTTTTTGATGATTACAAAAAAGACTATGATAATTTAGACGAAGCCATAGATTCCATACGCTTAAAATACGGTCTGAAATCCATACACCGTTCAATATTTTTAAACTCGGGGATTTCGCCGGTTATTGGAGGGGTTATAGAGGAAGAGGAGTATCCGATGATGTCGAGTTTGCTTACTTAAGAGTTTGGGGAATATAGAGATTAGAAGATTAAAAGATAAAAGACATGGTGTCGGAATAAGTTGTAATTTTTCTTCCGTTCCAGGTTTTAAGAAAAAGCCATTTATTGCTCTTCCAGAGATTCCAATACCGCTTCGCTTGAAAGAATAGAAGGGCAAAAAGTTTTTAAATTTTTCTTCCGTTCCAGGTTTTAAGAAAAAGCCATTTATTGCTCTTCCAGAGATTCTAATACCGCTTCGCTTGAAAGAATAGAATCAAAACCTTACAGGACAATAAATGGATTTTTCTACTAAAACCTTCCAAAGTCAGAAAAATTTAAAATCATTTCCCTGGGTGTACTGAATGTAGCGACGAGAAGATGTCGCTTTTATATGATATGTTTTTACAAACGACTTCAAGTCGAATAAATTTAAAATCGTATTGCTAGGGTGTCGCTTTTTGAGTGGTAGATTTTTCTATTAAATCCTTCCATAGTCAGAAAAATCACAACATATCCCTCTTTTGGATAAAAAATCTCTTTTTTATACATGGGGACCGAAGTTACATATAAAGATTTTTCTTTGATACCATAGGCCCCACGTCCGATAAGATCACATCTCCCCTACAATAAAACTTAAAAACCTTATATCAAAACTTGTAAATCTCAGCTAAATTAACCACAAAAAAAGGATTTGATTTTATGAAAGTACTTATGAAAGAAATTGAAGTAATTGCTTATTTTAATCTCAAGGGATTACCTAATCCCATACGTTTTAGAATTGATTCTCCTGAAACCTCCTCTCAGGAAGTCATCTCAATTGACAGCATCCTACACATCGAACAGACTAAAAAAGCCGGAGTTTTGATGCTTAGGTATGATTGTCAAGGGATTGTAAACGGGCTTATGAAGCCTTTTCAACTCGTTTACGAAACTACTAAGTATAGATGGTATTTATTTAAAATTTAGTCCAAAACCCGGATTGAGATGCTTTTCGAAATTATGATAGGTTTCATGCAAAGAATTCCCAAGAGCGAAATGATTGGCTATAATTCGACTGCCAAAAGATGGAGCTAACAAAGAGCGACATCTTTTCGTCGCCACTTCTAAAATCTATCCTAACACATAATGTTTCTTACCTCTAAATCTGTGAGGTGAATCGCCTACGCGACTCGGAGGGAGAGAAAAGCATAGATTGTAATTACTTTAGCTTTTTTAGTCACTTCGTTTAAAATTTATATGATTATTTAGATTTTGGAATCAATCATAGAGCTGTGGGGAAAGTTGTGAGTTTAGCGGTAGTTAGAGATAAGTTTAAAATATAGCGGTAGAATTCTTCGAATTCGGCAGTGCGAAATAATCTCTGTAAATTATTTATTTCCTATAATTAGTTAATGTTTATGAGGGTGGATTTTACTGCCCTCATTATTTATTTATATATCAAGCTTGATATATTGTCAATTTTTTCTTTGCAGAGCCTGAGGTAAATAATAAGAGGAGCCACCGAAGGGGACCATTGATAAGGGTTCTAAAAAATGGTACACTAAGCCGACGAAGGCAAAATACATACTTATCAGTCTTTGCTTCGCCTTCGGTATTTACCTTGCACCATTTTTTAGGTTCTTTGTCAATGGTGGCGGAGTGTGTTAGTTCTCTAAATCATGCATTATTCTCAATTCTCCTACTATTGATCCCCAACTTCTTAATGGAATATTCCATTTCTTTGCAATTATATTTGTAGCTAAGTATAGTGCTTTCATCAGTGACGTAGCACTTGGGAATACTGATCTATTACGGTTTAACCGTCTGTATGAGCTATTTAAACTCTCTATAGCATTCGTAGTATATATTATTTTTCTAACTTCCTTAGAATACTTAAAGATTGGCGTTATTGAATTCCACTCCCTTTCCCATCTATCCATTGATCCTGGATATTTTTTATCCCATGCTTCAGCTACTTTCAAACGATTCTTATTTGCTACTTCTTCGTCAGGTGCGTGATATATTGTTTTTAAATCATTTGCAAATTGTTTTCTATCTTTGTACGATACGTATTTTAATGTGTTTCTTACCATGTGAACTATACAGGTTTGCCACTCAGCTTTTGGATATGCCGCTGATATGGACTCTTCTATACCTATTAGTCCATCTGAACAGATGATGTAGATATCTTTTACTCCTCTGTTTTTTAGGCTATTTAGGACTCCTAACCAGTATTTACTACTTTCGTTTTGTCCTACATATATTCCTAATACTTCTTTAAGCCCATCTTCGTTTATTCCGAGTATTATATATGCTGCTTTCTTTGATATTAAACCCTCTTCTTTAACAGAAAAGTGAATAGCATCAATGAACACTACAGGATAAGTCTCTGACAGTGGTCTTTTTTGCCAGTCTTCTATTTCCGGCAGAATTTTGTCGGTTATGTCTGAAACCAGTCCATCACTAACTTCAAATCCATAGATATCATAGATTTGTTCAGATATTTGTCTAGTACTCAAACCTCTTGCATACATTCCTATTACCTTATTTTCTATCTCAGATATGTCTTTTTGTCTCTTTTTTACAATTTGAGGTTCAAAGCTTGAGTCTCTATCTTGAGGTACTGATATTTCAGATTCACCCATACTTGATCGTATTCTTTTAGTTTTGTATCCATTTCTAGAGTTTTCATTGTCACTTCTTTGGTTTGTTTCATATCCTAAATGGTGCTCCATTTCGGCTTCTAACATGCTTTCTATAGTATCTCCTAGTAAATCCTTAATAGCATCATGTATGTCCTTTGCTGACTCAATTTCATACTCATTGATTAGATAAGATATGATTTCTTTTTTTCCTTCACTTAATTTTTTTCTTCTTGCCATTTTAAAAAGCCTCCTATGTTATTTTTATTTTAACTAATCATAGGAAGCTATTCAATATTTACAGACTTTTTTTCGCAGTCTCTCGAATTCCTTTTTATATCTCTCCCTCAGTCAGCACAGCTGACAGCTTAGAAAGTCAACCAAGTGCAACACTTATTTATGATATACTTCCATTGGTGATTTCCAGTTTAAACACTTTCTAGGACGGTTATTAATCAACCCAACTACTTCTTGAAGCTCTTCTTCAGATAACTCATGAAAATTATATCCTTTAGGATAGAAAAATCTAATAATATCATTTGTATTCTCATTTGTTCCTCTTTGCCACGGTTTGTGAGGTTCTGCGAAATATACTAATGTTTTAAGATTTTTTTCTAAATCCTTAAATTCTGAAAACTCAGATCCATTATCGAATGATATACTTTTAACAACTTTGCCCTGCATTGCTTTTTCAATAGCTAAACGGGTTGTGTTAACCTTTCGTGAATCGACTATGGTTGCTACTAATAGTCTTGTTTTTCTGTCTACTAATGTTACCAATGCTCCTTTACCTATACCTCCATAAACAGTATCACCTTCCCAATGTCCAATAGTTTTTCTTTCTTTTATTTCTTTTGTCCATTCTGGGATAATACGATCTGGATGTATCGTATTGTAAGTATTATCTTTCTTATTCTGACGTTTACCACGTCTTCTCAAGTTTTTCTTAACACATACATCAGGTAATTCGTTTCTCTTTAGATATCGATAAATAGTGGATATTCCAACCTTTAGACCAGGGTGATCAATCATTAATCTTTTAGCAATTTGTTCTGGAGACCAATACATTGAAAGCTTATCTACTACATAGATGTACTTAATACTTCCTGCTACTAATGCATATCTACGATTTTGCCTGCGTCTATGAATAGCTAAGCATTGGGCTCTCCAAGAATTATATTGGTATTTATTATTACTAGGCCTTCTAGGCTTATACTTTGTGCGATTTCTGCTTATCTCTCTACTAATAGAAGATACATTTCTTCCTAGAAAATCAGCAATTTTTCTCATGCTATGACCCTTTGATAAAAGCTCCTGTAGGTATTCTCTTTCTTCTTGCGTAAAGTGAGAGTATGATGACATATTTTCCTCCTAAGAAAATTGTATGTGGTGATTACATTTTACACGAGTATGACAATGTTGTCTTTTATTTCTTATAGGTGTTGCACTTCAAATGATAACATAAGCAGCTCCCTCGTCAGATGGAGCCACAAAAGAACGAAGTAATTGGTTAGAATTCGACTTCCGTCAGATGGAGCTAGAAGACTTCTCAAGCGCAGAATGATTAGTAAGAATGCAGTAGTTCAAAAATAGAAGTGTTGGCAATCACTTAGCCTCCCTCTGACGAGGGAGGTGGGTTTGCGAAGCAAACTCGGAGGGAGAGAAATACAAAAAGCGATATCTCCTCGTCGCTACCTCAAAATCTAGCCTATCAAAAAAAACGGCCAATTGGCCGTTTTTTACTTTAAACTTACATTCTTCTTAATATGCATTACATCATAATATGAGATGAGTCCGCTTAATATGATGATTGCCATCCCGATATAGCTCGTCTGTTTTAAACTTTCTCCAAATACAAGTCTTCCGAGTATTGTCGAGATAATAACCCCTACATAGTCAAATATACTGATTGCCGATGCATCTGTAAATCCATAAGCAGTTGTTACGAAATACTGTCCCATGGCTGCGAACACACCGATCATGAGCAGCTGAAACAGCTGAAGCGGTGTTGGTATTACAAAGTTCATAAGCATAAAAGGTAGCGAGAATATACAGGAAAGGAAGGAAAAAATAAAAATAATCGTCATTCCCGATTCCTTATTCGATTTTCTTGAAATATAGCTTACGAGTACATATGCAGATCCGGCAAAAAATGCTGCCGACAATGCAACCAGTGACGGAAAGATTTCCGAATTAAACTGGGGATTTATTATTATTAAAGCTCCGACAAAAGCGAAAATCAGTGCCAATATACGAACTTTAGTAATATGTTCCTTTAAAAATACAACTGCAAGTATTGTTACCGCAAATGGCGCCAGTTTTAATAGTGATTGTGCATCTCCCAAGTAAAGATTATTGGTGGCATAGAAAGTCGTAACTACCCCCATAAACCCAAACATAGATCTGAAAAGAAGTAGGTGCCTGTTCCCTTTATGACCAAAATACAATGATCCACTTTTCTTTACCCAGTAGGCAGCGATAAATAGCATGACAAAATTTCTAAAGAAAACCTGTTCCATCAGTGGTATTTTCCCACCTGTCATCTTAACCATAACGCCCATCAGTGAAAATGATGCGGTAGATGCAATTAAAGACAGAATTCCTTTCGTTCTATTATCCAATATCTACAACTCCTTGTTCTCTTTTTCATCCTCTGCAACTTGAAGTATATTGTCTTTATAATATGCTGACCTGGAAGGTAGATTACGCTTCGCAAGTCTTTTTTCAGTAAATTCTCTAATCAGTGAATAAATCAGTACAAAGACCGGAATTCCTATCAGCATTCCCAAGAATCCGAATAGACTACCACCGACTACAATTGCAAAGATTATCCAAAATCCTGACACTCCCAGGGATTCACCGTGGATTCTCGGCGCCAATAGATTTCCGTCAATTTGCTGAATAACCAGTGCAGCAATTACAAACCAAACTACCTTAATAGGAGATTGGAAAAGTATAATAATCGCTGCAGGTATAGCACCAAGCCATGGTCCTATCCATGGAATCATATTGGTAACTCCAAGCAAGAATGCAAGTAATCCGGCATACTGTACCTTCATTATGAGAAGTACTATGAAAAATACAATTGCAACTATAAGGGTATCCAAACCCTGTCCGAGCAAAAATTTCTTCATCAAATTATGCATTCTGGAAGCTAAGTTTATAGTATAATTCGCCTTATCTACACTCATCCACGAATAGAGAATCATTTTGGACTGCGCAGCAAATTTTTCTTTTTCAATCAGTATATAGATTGAAATAATAAATCCTAAAATAAAGCTTGTCACTTTGGACATAGTGGAACTAATAAAAGATCCTACGACAGGCAACATGCTCTTAATCATATTGTTGATATTTCCCAAGAATTCTCTGGCTTTCTCGTTGAATTCATCTATAAACTCTTCGCTTAAATTCAATTTTTCAAAGGTTGCTTCCGCCCAGTCAATGACTTCCGAAATATACCTTGGAGTATTGTCTATCAAGTGACTTATGGATTTTACGGCTTGCGGTACCGCATAATTCATAATCGCAAATATAATTACCAAAATAGTCAAATAGGTTAATGCAATGGCTATGGCTTTTCTACGCTTCTTACTTAATCTTAGAAAAGGTCCACGTTTTAATAATATATGTTCATAAAACCTAAGCAAAAAATTAAGTATATATGCAATAGCTCCTCCAATGAAAAATGGACTTAGCATGCCGAGCACTTTATTTATCCCATTTAATACTATTCCAAATTGGTTGAAAATTACAAAACATGCTGCACTCGCTATTATGACCAAAAAAGCATATACAGCAATTGTAGTATATTTTTTATTCCAATTAAGTTTCAAAATTATTCCACTCCCTCTCTAAAAGAGTTATGTATTGATTATACACCATTTAATCATGTATCTACAATATTTAAAGATTTTAGAGCTAATTGTTTTAATAGTATCCGTTATTATTAAAACTTTTCTTTGAAATTTAAAGTAAATAAAAAAATCGTATCATCTACAAATTAAAATCTATCTCCTTTGAAAACTTGACAGGAGATAGATTTTTGATTTAAAAAAATTGTTACAAACGGATTTTCCTACACTTTTATAATTCTCTTAAAACTATAATATTTTTTTTACCCTTCTCTGCAGTTCCGGAACTACTTCTTCCTCAAACCAAGGATTTTTACCAAGCCATCTAAAATTAAGAGGAGATGGATGAACTATCGGAAAGTATTTTGGAAGATAATCCTTGTAAGCCTTAACAGTTTCAGTTAAATTCTTTTTTACATCCTTACCTAAATAATATTTCTGCGAGTACTGACCGGTTAAAACTATCAGCTCTACATTGGGCATAAGATTGAGAAGTTTAG
The sequence above is a segment of the Peptoniphilaceae bacterium AMB_02 genome. Coding sequences within it:
- a CDS encoding DNA polymerase IV; its protein translation is MHKIFHIDVNSAYLSWEAAYMMQRGAAVDLRDIPSIVGGDIEKRHGIVLAKSIPAKKYDIQTGESVASAKIKCPNLVSVPPNYERYIIASNALVDIVKEYSPLVQRYSIDEMFMDYISSDGDPLATAHMIRERVKEELGFTVNIGVGDNKLLAKMASDFQKPDRVHTLYRNEIKEKLWPLPVRDLFMVGSRTEKKLISRGIETIGDLANLSRDYIEGWLKKPGLTIWEFANGIESSNVRVDSLPIKSVGNSTTISFDVCSGKEALMVVLALCEMVALRLRAISMKSSVIHVGYKNSEFRHYGMERKLYSPTNATESIYNMARKIFRKIWTGEPIRHISVRAGRLTDDKAVQLSLFDDYKKDYDNLDEAIDSIRLKYGLKSIHRSIFLNSGISPVIGGVIEEEEYPMMSSLLT
- a CDS encoding IS256 family transposase; the encoded protein is MARRKKLSEGKKEIISYLINEYEIESAKDIHDAIKDLLGDTIESMLEAEMEHHLGYETNQRSDNENSRNGYKTKRIRSSMGESEISVPQDRDSSFEPQIVKKRQKDISEIENKVIGMYARGLSTRQISEQIYDIYGFEVSDGLVSDITDKILPEIEDWQKRPLSETYPVVFIDAIHFSVKEEGLISKKAAYIILGINEDGLKEVLGIYVGQNESSKYWLGVLNSLKNRGVKDIYIICSDGLIGIEESISAAYPKAEWQTCIVHMVRNTLKYVSYKDRKQFANDLKTIYHAPDEEVANKNRLKVAEAWDKKYPGSMDRWEREWNSITPIFKYSKEVRKIIYTTNAIESLNSSYRRLNRNRSVFPSATSLMKALYLATNIIAKKWNIPLRSWGSIVGELRIMHDLEN
- a CDS encoding IS30 family transposase — protein: MSSYSHFTQEEREYLQELLSKGHSMRKIADFLGRNVSSISREISRNRTKYKPRRPSNNKYQYNSWRAQCLAIHRRRQNRRYALVAGSIKYIYVVDKLSMYWSPEQIAKRLMIDHPGLKVGISTIYRYLKRNELPDVCVKKNLRRRGKRQNKKDNTYNTIHPDRIIPEWTKEIKERKTIGHWEGDTVYGGIGKGALVTLVDRKTRLLVATIVDSRKVNTTRLAIEKAMQGKVVKSISFDNGSEFSEFKDLEKNLKTLVYFAEPHKPWQRGTNENTNDIIRFFYPKGYNFHELSEEELQEVVGLINNRPRKCLNWKSPMEVYHK
- a CDS encoding DMT family transporter, which codes for MDNRTKGILSLIASTASFSLMGVMVKMTGGKIPLMEQVFFRNFVMLFIAAYWVKKSGSLYFGHKGNRHLLLFRSMFGFMGVVTTFYATNNLYLGDAQSLLKLAPFAVTILAVVFLKEHITKVRILALIFAFVGALIIINPQFNSEIFPSLVALSAAFFAGSAYVLVSYISRKSNKESGMTIIFIFSFLSCIFSLPFMLMNFVIPTPLQLFQLLMIGVFAAMGQYFVTTAYGFTDASAISIFDYVGVIISTILGRLVFGESLKQTSYIGMAIIILSGLISYYDVMHIKKNVSLK
- a CDS encoding AI-2E family transporter, with the protein product MKLNWNKKYTTIAVYAFLVIIASAACFVIFNQFGIVLNGINKVLGMLSPFFIGGAIAYILNFLLRFYEHILLKRGPFLRLSKKRRKAIAIALTYLTILVIIFAIMNYAVPQAVKSISHLIDNTPRYISEVIDWAEATFEKLNLSEEFIDEFNEKAREFLGNINNMIKSMLPVVGSFISSTMSKVTSFILGFIISIYILIEKEKFAAQSKMILYSWMSVDKANYTINLASRMHNLMKKFLLGQGLDTLIVAIVFFIVLLIMKVQYAGLLAFLLGVTNMIPWIGPWLGAIPAAIIILFQSPIKVVWFVIAALVIQQIDGNLLAPRIHGESLGVSGFWIIFAIVVGGSLFGFLGMLIGIPVFVLIYSLIREFTEKRLAKRNLPSRSAYYKDNILQVAEDEKENKEL